A part of Hydrogenobacter sp. T-8 genomic DNA contains:
- the traN gene encoding conjugal transfer protein TraN, with product MPNPQGYCELKLKGAVVSSDENRCNHPCMTQDTVSSFIQSEPAQDTPQQVSSSDTSLQECTNPVFFAGFRKDCRAGGLTVLGASCCGISGWFSDMCSNSEKELKKRREAGTCKEIGTYCSKKVLGVCIEKKRSFCCFNSQLARILQESCFRPQLGRGWGSPKNPDCGGIALSDFQRVDLGNPDCVRAIEDWISQRAQSFQERLNNMNPTQKSLEAVQTWFQKVSK from the coding sequence ATGCCAAATCCTCAGGGTTATTGTGAGCTAAAACTCAAAGGAGCTGTTGTATCTTCAGATGAAAACAGATGTAATCATCCGTGTATGACGCAGGATACGGTAAGTTCTTTTATTCAGTCAGAGCCAGCTCAGGATACTCCACAGCAGGTAAGTTCTTCAGACACTTCCCTGCAGGAATGCACTAATCCTGTCTTTTTCGCAGGATTTAGGAAAGACTGCAGGGCTGGTGGTCTTACTGTTCTGGGAGCTTCATGTTGTGGTATAAGCGGGTGGTTTTCAGATATGTGTAGTAATTCTGAAAAGGAGTTGAAAAAGAGGAGAGAGGCTGGCACATGCAAGGAAATAGGCACATACTGTTCTAAGAAGGTTCTTGGTGTATGTATAGAGAAAAAGCGTTCTTTTTGTTGTTTTAATTCTCAGCTGGCAAGGATACTTCAGGAGAGCTGTTTTAGACCACAGCTTGGAAGAGGCTGGGGTTCTCCAAAAAATCCTGATTGTGGGGGTATAGCTCTTTCAGACTTTCAGAGGGTAGATTTAGGTAATCCAGACTGCGTAAGAGCCATAGAAGACTGGATATCTCAGCGGGCTCAATCTTTTCAAGAGAGGCTCAATAATATGAACCCTACTCAAAAATCTTTAGAAGCTGTTCAGACATGGTTTCAGAAGGTAAGCAAATAA
- a CDS encoding TraU family protein, with the protein MRKVVVLLTMLVSLAFAQNPVSKVICPANPSTTLQIVMTAISTIYNVFPIKIGSMTIMNWSGLEDIDLGSAPICICMKPFPRVGITISLWEPIAIVEPVKVPWCSPTLGMQVPVPVNAQALGADSSKTADGGANTELRSLQVHYYRFLPWALLELFMDFVCLEARAPWDIAYMTELDPLWQNDILASIIGPEAFLVANPVAQLACMADAVASSLGFPIDVLFWCGGSWGSLFPMSENAGGLDSTQSSGLMVARMLFKLHRELILWGSFGQQALCGYYPMPLMRKSQYNIYPIYPILYPKRFPIGRSSFILWGLGKEIPGVNRHVWAWMVYRKRDCCAF; encoded by the coding sequence ATGAGGAAGGTGGTGGTTTTACTGACTATGCTGGTTTCTCTGGCTTTTGCTCAGAACCCTGTGTCAAAGGTAATCTGTCCTGCTAACCCTTCTACAACCCTTCAGATTGTTATGACGGCTATAAGCACCATATACAATGTGTTTCCTATCAAAATAGGCTCAATGACTATAATGAACTGGAGCGGGCTTGAAGATATTGATTTAGGCTCAGCTCCTATATGTATATGCATGAAGCCTTTCCCGAGAGTGGGTATAACTATATCCTTATGGGAACCCATAGCTATTGTAGAACCAGTTAAAGTTCCATGGTGTTCTCCTACTCTTGGAATGCAGGTGCCTGTGCCTGTGAATGCACAGGCTTTAGGGGCAGACTCTTCTAAGACTGCGGATGGGGGAGCTAATACTGAGCTTAGAAGTCTTCAGGTGCATTACTATAGATTTCTTCCGTGGGCTCTTTTAGAGCTTTTTATGGACTTTGTTTGTTTAGAAGCAAGGGCACCGTGGGACATAGCGTATATGACAGAGCTTGACCCTCTATGGCAGAACGATATACTAGCAAGTATAATAGGTCCTGAAGCTTTTCTTGTAGCAAATCCTGTAGCTCAGCTGGCATGTATGGCAGATGCAGTTGCATCAAGCCTCGGCTTTCCAATAGACGTTCTTTTTTGGTGTGGAGGTTCATGGGGTAGCCTTTTCCCTATGTCTGAAAATGCAGGTGGGCTTGATAGCACTCAGTCCTCAGGGCTTATGGTAGCGAGGATGCTTTTCAAACTTCACAGAGAGCTTATCCTCTGGGGCAGTTTTGGTCAGCAGGCTCTTTGTGGCTACTATCCAATGCCACTCATGAGAAAAAGCCAGTATAACATCTATCCCATTTATCCTATTTTGTATCCAAAGCGTTTCCCAATAGGCAGGTCTTCTTTTATTCTTTGGGGCTTAGGAAAAGAAATACCAGGAGTTAATAGACATGTATGGGCGTGGATGGTTTATCGTAAAAGGGATTGTTGTGCTTTTTAG
- the traF gene encoding conjugal transfer protein TraF has protein sequence MRKILLFIPLVVFAQEECKPLKEFYQDAERGWFWKEVCQKKEERKEVKKEEKQESVKLLKKKVVQIPWDKLDQMDPEEISKLEEESRKIAIMNPTEENVREWKRLVMWINDRAEKFAFVHYKVLKTEPGYMQKQNFTPARIAMAEYRNERKKEIFSKYRDRAGIIVFVEKGCPYCRAFSGTLRLFREKWGWDTKEVDIQERPDLASRFGTQLVPDIFLVLKRNGTFEWQRIGSGAMALDELEDSVIFGLYNLGEIKDERLISW, from the coding sequence ATGAGGAAAATCCTTCTGTTCATTCCTCTTGTGGTTTTTGCTCAGGAGGAGTGCAAACCTCTTAAGGAGTTCTACCAAGATGCAGAAAGGGGCTGGTTCTGGAAGGAAGTCTGCCAAAAAAAAGAGGAGAGGAAGGAAGTAAAGAAGGAAGAAAAGCAGGAAAGTGTAAAGCTTCTGAAAAAGAAAGTTGTTCAAATCCCCTGGGACAAATTAGACCAGATGGACCCTGAGGAAATATCAAAGCTGGAAGAGGAGAGCAGGAAGATAGCCATAATGAACCCTACAGAGGAAAATGTGAGGGAGTGGAAGAGGCTTGTTATGTGGATTAATGACAGGGCGGAGAAGTTTGCCTTCGTGCATTACAAAGTTCTCAAAACTGAACCCGGCTATATGCAAAAGCAGAACTTTACTCCTGCCCGTATAGCCATGGCAGAATACAGGAATGAGAGGAAGAAGGAGATATTTTCAAAGTATAGAGACAGGGCAGGAATAATAGTTTTTGTTGAGAAAGGCTGTCCTTACTGTAGGGCTTTTTCGGGGACTTTAAGGCTTTTCAGGGAAAAGTGGGGATGGGATACAAAGGAGGTGGATATTCAGGAGCGTCCAGATTTAGCATCCAGATTTGGAACACAGCTTGTTCCTGACATATTCCTTGTGCTGAAAAGGAATGGGACTTTTGAGTGGCAGAGGATAGGTTCTGGAGCTATGGCTCTTGATGAGTTAGAAGATAGCGTAATATTTGGGCTTTACAACTTAGGGGAGATTAAGGATGAAAGGCTTATTAGCTGGTAG
- a CDS encoding TrbC/VirB2 family protein yields MRNLLAKLYLKPELFSLGLLVALATVIALAPDLSFAGTGGAEVQTWYQDISNSLKGFWGKLIALAFIGFSLMAFKQGAIIPAIFLIFIGLGVGVIPDVVDTRFTLLF; encoded by the coding sequence ATGAGGAACCTGCTTGCAAAACTTTACCTCAAGCCAGAGCTTTTTTCCTTAGGGCTACTTGTAGCCCTTGCCACAGTTATTGCCCTTGCACCAGACCTGTCCTTTGCTGGAACAGGTGGTGCAGAAGTGCAAACATGGTATCAGGACATATCTAACTCCCTCAAAGGCTTTTGGGGCAAACTCATAGCCTTAGCTTTCATAGGTTTTAGCCTCATGGCTTTCAAGCAAGGAGCTATAATCCCTGCCATTTTCCTCATCTTCATAGGTCTTGGCGTAGGTGTCATACCTGACGTGGTAGATACCAGATTTACCTTGCTCTTCTAA
- the traL gene encoding type IV conjugative transfer system protein TraL has product MEKHYIPKYVNALPQILWWEIDEFAFFLGGVIFGIISNHSFLGAIIGFLLAKGYMRLKYGKQNGFLFHWLYSKGLYGKKGRVPEYWVKEFIE; this is encoded by the coding sequence ATGGAAAAACACTACATACCCAAATATGTGAATGCTCTTCCTCAGATACTCTGGTGGGAGATAGATGAGTTTGCTTTCTTCTTAGGGGGAGTTATTTTCGGCATTATATCAAACCACTCCTTTCTTGGAGCCATCATAGGCTTTCTTCTTGCAAAAGGATACATGAGGCTAAAGTATGGCAAACAGAATGGCTTTTTATTTCACTGGCTTTATTCAAAAGGACTGTATGGGAAAAAGGGAAGAGTGCCTGAATACTGGGTGAAAGAGTTCATAGAATGA
- a CDS encoding conjugal transfer protein TraG N-terminal domain-containing protein: MTVYAWGYGDVLENILRGIAWLFDPSGGLMVMLGKITILIGFIAVLLSYFGDYGQRDPLRILKFYVLAIGVWTLFMQVKTTVQIDDIQDNQSRVVQNVPYAIAYPLAFTSQVQKAVAQTLDQVFGLPDDCGYSKTGMLGCVGVVNSALSMRITDPYLYQSFNQFITNCVYTNILDGTYNLEDLQTSQNLLTYMGSSLHPARFTKVYADAECQWTDSGCFPCKAGCSMDCPSAYNYLINQLYNYANYQALNALAYATGMTTSAVSQALNTAPPYLLNVSQTGQSLLLQSIAMNHLGEAYLRWAEANLAPGVGYAVGVAQRQVEAQGISSYFVAGKYLPVLRGILIVLLAGFTSALFILLLTPMAVRALTGYMILFLWTILWSVGDALLNAIIHVKLHGATSFSSLGQGGLTLMTLPVVQQSAMDYISMAGQFYWMIPTLALLASTGFSIYAMNSLSGAVSSPAQSGTASASSQVAQGNLGGGNVSWNNQSFGNTDWGGWRWGNMAAGNTQEFNTGFGNINTMARSYVDKYGILWSGAGNNVAGYVYGKTLGEVAQSLKAGNYLKDSKSRRMLDDMLQAYGEGAVVSMMEIRGGKLVGGAIALSNGGKVEFNPNMPDTGKTSIGGSEFVFKLGDNGEYIFEKASHQGINSSILQSYRKQLAEKLSVVNTLSEMAKFAEAYGMQWVVAKLFDKYKNQGYRTSSEFFGILEEFKRIAEAQKQAVSKGSGFTKGDKLTIKEGTQHKDEVGGEVGGTLGAGVNFGVIKVGGEGKVYRKTNFATTEETSHEKSSSMEEYFKRMAEKLKSEEEGFTGSGGSRASRGDYTDSGTARHDSRRQDETASVQQAIEELQALQKSLTKEFTEAQSLDVQAGIDIMTRYANQIYQIYRDAGYDPATAKAITEQAIRDMQEHMLKTGDLSSLIAIGREYSEDLKKPQELQEAQNQLQTVPQNIQEKKEEVKGNQGNVLQQVGPAVNPSPEKPKRSGGRRKE, translated from the coding sequence ATGACGGTTTATGCGTGGGGCTATGGAGATGTTTTAGAGAATATACTGCGGGGCATAGCGTGGCTTTTTGACCCCAGCGGTGGTCTTATGGTAATGTTGGGGAAAATAACAATTCTTATAGGCTTTATAGCTGTATTACTTTCATACTTTGGGGATTATGGACAGAGAGACCCTTTGAGGATTTTGAAGTTTTATGTGCTTGCCATAGGTGTCTGGACGCTTTTTATGCAGGTAAAGACCACCGTTCAGATAGATGATATACAGGACAATCAGTCAAGAGTAGTTCAGAATGTTCCCTATGCCATAGCCTATCCTTTAGCTTTTACCTCACAGGTTCAGAAGGCAGTAGCCCAGACCCTTGACCAAGTTTTTGGACTTCCAGATGACTGCGGGTATTCAAAAACAGGTATGCTTGGCTGTGTAGGTGTGGTAAATTCTGCACTTTCCATGAGAATAACAGACCCATATCTGTATCAGAGTTTTAACCAGTTTATAACCAACTGTGTTTATACCAACATACTTGATGGCACATACAACCTTGAGGATTTACAGACCTCTCAAAACCTTTTGACCTATATGGGGAGTTCTTTACATCCTGCAAGATTTACAAAGGTTTATGCAGATGCGGAGTGTCAATGGACTGACAGTGGATGTTTTCCCTGTAAGGCTGGATGTTCTATGGATTGTCCGAGTGCATACAATTACCTGATAAATCAGCTTTACAACTATGCGAATTATCAGGCTCTTAATGCTCTTGCCTATGCTACTGGAATGACTACCTCTGCTGTAAGTCAGGCTTTAAACACGGCTCCACCTTATCTTCTTAATGTATCTCAGACAGGTCAGTCTTTACTTCTTCAGTCCATAGCAATGAACCATCTTGGAGAGGCATACCTGCGGTGGGCTGAGGCAAATCTTGCACCTGGGGTAGGTTATGCGGTAGGGGTGGCACAAAGGCAGGTAGAGGCTCAAGGTATTTCTTCTTACTTTGTAGCTGGTAAATATCTTCCAGTTTTGAGAGGCATACTTATAGTTTTACTTGCTGGCTTTACATCTGCTTTGTTTATTCTTCTTCTTACTCCGATGGCGGTAAGAGCTTTAACGGGGTATATGATACTCTTTCTATGGACAATTCTCTGGTCTGTGGGAGATGCTCTTCTTAATGCCATTATTCATGTAAAGCTACATGGAGCTACGAGCTTTTCTTCACTTGGACAGGGTGGTTTAACTCTCATGACCTTACCTGTGGTGCAACAAAGTGCGATGGATTATATATCTATGGCGGGGCAATTCTACTGGATGATACCCACTCTTGCACTGCTTGCCTCTACGGGCTTTTCCATCTACGCCATGAACTCCCTTTCTGGGGCTGTATCTTCACCAGCTCAAAGTGGCACTGCAAGTGCCAGTTCTCAGGTAGCACAGGGTAATTTAGGCGGTGGTAATGTAAGCTGGAATAATCAGAGCTTTGGAAATACAGACTGGGGTGGTTGGAGATGGGGGAATATGGCGGCGGGTAATACACAGGAGTTTAATACAGGCTTTGGCAATATAAACACAATGGCAAGAAGCTATGTAGATAAGTATGGCATACTGTGGTCGGGGGCAGGTAATAACGTAGCTGGCTACGTTTACGGAAAAACCTTAGGGGAAGTAGCGCAGTCTCTAAAGGCTGGAAACTACCTCAAAGACAGCAAGAGCAGGAGAATGCTGGATGATATGCTTCAGGCATATGGAGAGGGTGCTGTGGTTTCTATGATGGAAATTAGAGGTGGTAAGCTGGTGGGTGGTGCCATAGCACTTTCAAATGGTGGGAAGGTAGAGTTTAATCCAAACATGCCAGATACAGGGAAAACCTCTATTGGTGGAAGCGAATTTGTTTTCAAGCTTGGAGACAACGGAGAATACATTTTTGAAAAAGCAAGCCATCAAGGCATTAACAGCTCTATATTACAAAGCTACAGGAAACAGCTGGCGGAGAAGCTGTCTGTTGTCAATACTTTGTCGGAAATGGCAAAGTTCGCAGAAGCTTATGGCATGCAGTGGGTAGTAGCAAAGTTATTTGATAAGTATAAAAATCAAGGTTATAGAACGAGTTCAGAATTTTTTGGCATACTGGAAGAATTCAAGAGAATAGCTGAAGCACAGAAACAAGCGGTATCAAAAGGAAGTGGATTTACAAAAGGAGATAAGCTTACTATAAAAGAGGGAACGCAACATAAAGATGAGGTAGGGGGTGAAGTAGGTGGAACATTGGGAGCTGGAGTTAATTTCGGGGTAATAAAGGTGGGGGGAGAAGGAAAAGTATATAGGAAGACGAACTTTGCTACCACAGAAGAAACTTCGCACGAAAAGTCTTCTTCAATGGAAGAATACTTTAAGAGAATGGCTGAAAAACTTAAAAGCGAAGAGGAAGGATTTACGGGTAGTGGTGGGAGCAGGGCATCGCGTGGGGATTACACAGATAGTGGCACAGCAAGGCATGATAGTCGCAGACAGGATGAGACCGCTTCTGTTCAGCAGGCTATAGAAGAACTACAGGCTCTTCAAAAATCGCTGACTAAGGAATTTACCGAAGCACAAAGCCTTGATGTTCAGGCAGGCATTGATATTATGACAAGGTATGCAAATCAGATATATCAGATTTATAGGGATGCTGGCTATGACCCTGCAACCGCAAAGGCAATCACAGAACAGGCTATAAGAGATATGCAGGAGCATATGCTTAAAACAGGAGATCTCAGTTCTCTCATAGCAATAGGCAGGGAATACAGCGAAGATTTAAAGAAACCACAGGAATTGCAGGAGGCACAAAACCAGCTCCAGACAGTTCCTCAGAATATTCAGGAAAAGAAAGAAGAAGTCAAAGGAAATCAAGGGAATGTTCTTCAGCAGGTGGGTCCAGCGGTTAATCCATCACCTGAGAAGCCAAAGAGGTCAGGAGGGAGGAGAAAAGAATGA
- a CDS encoding conjugal transfer protein TraH — MTGWRKFLGIFSALIIGFGTTMPSYAGITDSAILEVSPPTTVKGKEMTTIYGGGIRWRIKDETFRPFNVVPPSIRSGCGGIDATFGAFSYFNMEYLGQFLQNVLSAAPVIAFDLALHTLCPQCEQLLKNLTALANQINQISHSKCASIAFATKVGEMIVDKLGRTDSSGGSQQQSDAFKTFNDFITNLSGLVDQARQTIAQWCPGGNCLAGLLLNKGEPFSFVDMSVKEMPPTMASLLGISQDQLALLIRAYVGDVGVKPVDKNNADGAFQYIGPAAHVENFVKDVIGLTSQNGQPACGSFDGTAPAYAEVSLQSWNFNTSSGQFEPVPNGTIQITPLCYWVSQYTQSIKQKIVARQPLSNEEYLLLASMPAPVITLVNVASVDPGLLDVIFNKMNIYMSAELANAYIRALMRGVQKWGSACMSEPYVKKKPENAKACEMFLSNVGRVARDTFDVSVKYQKELAEAIQTANVAYNLYSRLLAQMSNNNLYGNLMYSKMLGVVR, encoded by the coding sequence ATGACTGGGTGGAGGAAATTTTTAGGAATTTTTTCTGCTCTTATTATAGGTTTTGGCACCACCATGCCTTCCTATGCTGGAATAACTGACAGTGCTATTTTAGAGGTATCTCCGCCTACAACGGTCAAAGGAAAGGAAATGACTACCATATATGGTGGTGGTATCAGGTGGAGGATAAAGGATGAGACTTTTAGACCCTTCAATGTAGTGCCACCTTCTATAAGGTCTGGCTGTGGTGGTATAGATGCTACCTTTGGAGCTTTTTCCTACTTCAACATGGAATACTTAGGACAGTTTCTTCAAAATGTTTTGAGTGCCGCACCTGTCATAGCCTTTGACCTTGCACTGCATACTCTATGCCCTCAGTGTGAGCAACTTCTTAAAAACCTAACCGCATTAGCTAATCAGATAAATCAGATATCACATAGCAAGTGTGCCTCAATAGCTTTTGCCACAAAGGTAGGTGAGATGATTGTAGATAAGTTAGGACGGACAGATTCAAGCGGTGGTTCTCAGCAACAATCTGACGCCTTTAAGACCTTTAATGATTTCATAACCAACTTATCAGGATTAGTAGATCAGGCAAGGCAAACTATAGCTCAGTGGTGTCCAGGGGGTAATTGTCTTGCTGGACTTCTTCTAAACAAGGGAGAGCCATTTAGTTTTGTGGATATGAGTGTTAAAGAAATGCCTCCTACTATGGCAAGCCTTCTTGGGATTTCTCAAGACCAGCTGGCTCTTTTGATAAGGGCTTATGTGGGTGATGTGGGAGTAAAGCCCGTAGACAAGAATAATGCGGATGGAGCTTTTCAGTATATAGGTCCTGCAGCGCATGTAGAAAATTTTGTTAAGGATGTGATAGGGCTGACAAGTCAGAATGGACAGCCTGCCTGCGGGTCTTTTGATGGAACAGCTCCTGCGTATGCTGAGGTTTCACTGCAAAGCTGGAATTTTAATACAAGCAGTGGGCAGTTTGAACCTGTGCCTAATGGGACAATTCAAATTACTCCTCTTTGCTACTGGGTTTCACAATATACTCAGAGCATAAAGCAGAAAATTGTAGCCAGACAGCCCTTATCAAATGAAGAATACCTGCTTTTAGCCAGTATGCCAGCTCCGGTGATTACCTTAGTGAATGTAGCTTCTGTAGACCCGGGGCTTTTGGATGTGATATTTAACAAGATGAACATTTACATGTCGGCGGAGCTTGCCAATGCTTATATAAGGGCTTTGATGAGGGGGGTGCAGAAGTGGGGTTCTGCCTGTATGAGTGAGCCGTATGTAAAGAAGAAGCCTGAGAATGCGAAAGCATGTGAGATGTTCCTTAGTAATGTAGGTCGTGTAGCCAGAGATACTTTTGATGTTTCTGTTAAGTATCAGAAGGAGCTTGCGGAAGCTATTCAGACTGCCAATGTAGCTTACAATCTTTACTCAAGGCTACTGGCTCAGATGTCAAACAACAATCTCTATGGCAATCTTATGTATTCAAAGATGCTTGGGGTAGTTAGATGA
- a CDS encoding thioredoxin fold domain-containing protein — protein MREKLLILGLLVNASFALECNEALLRKHLPFMPQDVKIAKAREVFGICEYVVEDRGSVFTLYASEDFALAGAMFSKGQPVSRESVEEVQKERMKNLLGKLSALHVAEIKGSQDKVMYMISDPDCPFCEGAKNKVVELAKKNGWTLRLVWFPLPIHPQAYDKAVSFVCEKRTWEDYLKGLYGTSKCEEGIKKVSESVDTLKPYVSGTPLFVFSDGTIIQGANMKALEEKMK, from the coding sequence ATGAGGGAAAAACTTCTAATTTTAGGACTTTTAGTCAATGCAAGCTTTGCTTTAGAATGCAATGAAGCACTCCTTAGAAAGCACCTGCCCTTTATGCCTCAGGATGTCAAGATTGCTAAAGCCCGTGAGGTTTTTGGAATATGTGAGTATGTGGTGGAAGACAGGGGGAGTGTTTTTACTCTCTATGCCAGTGAGGATTTTGCCCTTGCGGGTGCCATGTTCTCCAAAGGACAGCCAGTAAGCAGGGAAAGTGTAGAGGAAGTCCAAAAGGAAAGAATGAAAAACCTTCTTGGGAAGCTTTCTGCTCTCCATGTGGCTGAAATAAAGGGAAGTCAAGACAAGGTTATGTATATGATTTCTGACCCTGACTGTCCTTTCTGTGAGGGGGCAAAAAACAAGGTGGTAGAGCTGGCAAAGAAAAATGGCTGGACTTTAAGGCTTGTGTGGTTCCCTCTTCCCATACACCCACAGGCTTATGACAAGGCGGTATCCTTTGTGTGTGAAAAGAGAACATGGGAAGACTATCTTAAAGGTCTTTATGGCACTTCCAAGTGTGAAGAGGGGATAAAGAAGGTTTCGGAAAGCGTAGATACTCTAAAGCCTTATGTAAGTGGAACTCCTCTTTTTGTTTTTTCGGACGGCACTATTATTCAGGGAGCTAACATGAAGGCTTTAGAGGAGAAAATGA